From one Treponema denticola genomic stretch:
- the sdaAB gene encoding L-serine ammonia-lyase, iron-sulfur-dependent subunit beta: MDVFDIIGPIMIGPSSSHTAGAVRIGYLTRVLLAEPAIKARVYLHGSFAYTYKGHGTDRAIAAGIMGMKPENERIRNSLTLAKEQGLDITFESIDIPNTHPNTALIELTGIDGKEISVQGSSIGGGNIIITKINGKPVELSGKNPTLVVEYQDIPGRIAAITSVTAKHKINISQIHIGRDYRGGTATMCLQMDGLSVGPELKEDILQIDHIYNVILIQPV, encoded by the coding sequence ATGGATGTTTTCGATATTATAGGCCCGATTATGATAGGGCCGTCCAGTTCGCATACGGCAGGAGCCGTCAGAATCGGATATTTAACAAGGGTTCTTCTTGCAGAACCTGCTATAAAAGCAAGAGTTTATTTGCACGGTTCTTTTGCCTACACCTATAAGGGGCACGGTACCGACAGGGCTATTGCGGCAGGTATTATGGGAATGAAACCTGAAAACGAACGTATAAGAAACAGCCTGACCCTTGCAAAAGAGCAAGGTTTGGACATCACCTTTGAGTCTATAGATATACCTAATACCCACCCCAACACGGCATTGATTGAACTGACGGGTATTGACGGAAAAGAGATTTCCGTGCAAGGCTCCTCCATAGGGGGCGGGAATATCATAATTACCAAAATAAACGGAAAACCTGTAGAGTTAAGCGGTAAAAACCCCACACTCGTAGTAGAATATCAAGATATCCCCGGAAGAATAGCTGCCATAACAAGCGTAACGGCAAAACACAAGATAAATATTTCGCAAATTCATATTGGAAGAGATTACCGCGGCGGAACCGCCACAATGTGCCTTCAAATGGACGGTTTAAGCGTCGGCCCGGAATTAAAGGAGGACATTTTGCAAATAGACCACATCTACAATGTTATCCTGATTCAGCCAGTATAA
- the sdaAA gene encoding L-serine ammonia-lyase, iron-sulfur-dependent, subunit alpha — MKTIEYKKIEDLIQKAAEKSLRISDIILEDQSSALEETKEQCFERMQEHLNVMLEAIDKGTNPDIRSTSGLTGGDAYKIYERSENGKALCGPLLANGIRMAMAVSELNASMGKIVAAPTAGSCGILPGAIGAVLKTKDVKKEDAVMSLFTAGAIGMVIANTASISGAEGGCQAECGSASAMAAGAIVEMCGGTPEMVGHATAIALKCILGLVCDPVAGLVEVPCVKRNASGVSLAFTAAELALAGIKSAIPVDEVIIAMKKVGDSIPSALRETAEGGLACTATGKRLQKEIFGKTL; from the coding sequence ATGAAAACAATAGAGTATAAAAAAATAGAAGACCTGATACAAAAGGCAGCCGAAAAGTCTTTAAGAATTTCGGATATTATTTTAGAAGATCAAAGCTCCGCCCTTGAAGAAACTAAAGAACAGTGCTTTGAAAGAATGCAGGAGCATTTAAACGTAATGCTTGAAGCGATTGACAAAGGAACAAACCCTGATATACGCTCGACAAGCGGGCTTACGGGCGGAGATGCTTATAAAATATACGAAAGATCTGAAAACGGAAAAGCTCTCTGCGGCCCCCTCCTTGCTAACGGCATAAGAATGGCTATGGCCGTTTCCGAATTAAACGCTTCAATGGGAAAAATAGTTGCAGCCCCCACTGCCGGTTCCTGCGGTATTCTCCCGGGTGCAATCGGAGCCGTTCTAAAAACAAAGGATGTAAAAAAAGAAGATGCAGTTATGTCCTTGTTTACTGCCGGAGCTATCGGGATGGTTATAGCCAACACTGCTTCAATTTCGGGAGCTGAGGGCGGATGTCAAGCCGAATGCGGCTCGGCCTCAGCCATGGCAGCAGGAGCCATAGTAGAAATGTGCGGAGGAACCCCTGAAATGGTAGGCCATGCAACGGCTATTGCCCTTAAATGTATCTTAGGTCTTGTTTGCGACCCTGTAGCAGGCTTGGTTGAAGTTCCTTGCGTAAAACGGAATGCTTCCGGCGTAAGCCTTGCTTTTACGGCGGCAGAGCTTGCCTTAGCAGGAATCAAAAGTGCTATCCCCGTAGACGAGGTTATAATAGCCATGAAAAAAGTCGGAGATTCTATACCTTCAGCCTTGAGAGAAACGGCCGAAGGGGGCCTCGCCTGTACAGCCACGGGCAAAAGACTTCAAAAAGAAATATTCGGAAAAACTTTATAA
- a CDS encoding NfeD family protein: protein MGWWSIWLLVGVVCIGLELIIPGLVIIFFGFGAVFTSVFSLIPFINQALWLQIIIFIIFSVLSLIFLRKKFTPVFKGTIFYPDKKSGKEAEEFADVIETVFHNKEGRIKYQGTTWSARSLSEEIPEGSMVRVLRREGLTYIVEKAEK, encoded by the coding sequence ATGGGATGGTGGTCTATCTGGCTTTTGGTTGGTGTTGTTTGCATAGGCTTGGAGCTTATAATTCCCGGCCTTGTTATTATCTTCTTCGGCTTCGGAGCTGTTTTTACTTCTGTTTTTAGTTTAATTCCTTTTATTAATCAAGCTCTTTGGCTTCAAATAATAATCTTTATTATTTTTTCGGTTCTTTCTTTGATCTTTTTGCGTAAAAAATTCACTCCTGTTTTTAAGGGTACTATTTTTTATCCCGATAAAAAAAGCGGTAAAGAAGCGGAAGAGTTTGCCGATGTTATTGAAACGGTTTTTCATAACAAGGAAGGCAGAATAAAGTATCAGGGTACAACATGGAGTGCACGTTCCCTTTCGGAAGAAATTCCTGAAGGCTCAATGGTGAGGGTCCTAAGGCGGGAAGGGCTTACCTACATTGTTGAAAAGGCTGAAAAATAA
- the rpmE gene encoding 50S ribosomal protein L31 — translation MKKDIHPKYEETTVTCACGNVINTRSTAKDIKVEICSQCHPFFTGKQKLVDTAGRIDRFKKRYNIKD, via the coding sequence ATGAAAAAAGATATTCATCCGAAATATGAAGAAACAACCGTTACTTGCGCTTGCGGAAATGTAATAAATACGCGTTCCACAGCCAAAGATATCAAGGTTGAAATCTGCTCGCAGTGTCATCCTTTTTTTACGGGAAAACAAAAGCTTGTTGACACTGCAGGACGAATTGATCGCTTTAAGAAACGATACAATATTAAAGACTAA
- the aroH gene encoding chorismate mutase, with amino-acid sequence MSLIKKLRALRGAVCCEDNEAGISSAVVNLYSRILMENSLSEKDIVSIQFTVTSDIKALNPASALRKNGFAKNTALFCALEPCMEGSLPKTIRILIYYYSRKKPSHIYMGGAEVLRPDLIRKTDK; translated from the coding sequence ATGAGCTTGATAAAAAAATTAAGAGCCTTGCGCGGGGCCGTATGCTGTGAAGACAATGAAGCCGGCATCTCTTCGGCAGTTGTAAACCTTTACAGCCGAATCTTAATGGAAAATTCCCTGTCTGAAAAGGACATAGTTTCAATACAATTTACGGTTACCTCAGATATAAAGGCTTTAAATCCTGCATCAGCTTTAAGAAAAAACGGCTTTGCAAAAAATACGGCTCTTTTTTGTGCTTTAGAGCCCTGTATGGAAGGCAGTTTACCTAAAACTATTAGAATCTTAATTTATTATTATTCCAGGAAGAAGCCGAGTCATATTTATATGGGCGGAGCTGAGGTTTTACGACCTGATTTGATAAGAAAGACGGATAAATAA
- the ppdK gene encoding pyruvate, phosphate dikinase, translating into MAKSKYVYFFGGGSAEGNGTMKEVLGGKGAGLAEMTAIGLPVPAGFTITTEVCEEYYKNNRKYPVELKAQVESYLSKLEKITGKKLGDKKDPLLVSVRSGAPVSMPGMMETILNLGLNDQSVQGLAEKTGNLRFALDAYRRFILMYGSTAMNIEREKFDKIFDDVKEKRTKKRLNLAQSAKVSDTDVNEPELQEVIDRSKKLYEKEIKAPFPQDPIKQLWGSIGAVFGSWMSDKAVTYRRVENIVGIRGTAVNVMQMVFGNKGDNSGTGVCFTRDPNSGKNDFYGEYLFNAQGEDVVAGIRTPIKLDVFAKKDPAAYKKLCDARKILEKHYKDMQDMEFTVEEGELYMLQCRTGKRLPAAAFQMAVDMVEEKLITKEEAVSRIKASDIEGVFYKALDYSKAADLKSAHLVDGIPAVPGAACGIICLSAEAAEAAAKDGKKAVLVRHETSPEDVGGMHAAEGILTATGGKTSHAAVVARGWGKCCIVGCENLRIDYEKKEVSAKGIVLKEGDYITLDGSKGAVYKGELPLITPKPPAAYKKIMEWVDQIRKIKVRTNADTPEDAKIAVGHGAQGIGLCRTEHMFFSDESRIQAIREMIIAENKEAREKALKKLLPYQTKDFEGIFKAMNGYPVTIRLIDPPLHEFVPHDKEGQQKLAEKLNISFASVKNRVDQLTEANPMLGHRGCRLSITYPEILEMQVTAIINAACTVQKKGIAVLPEIMIPLTIDAKEFKILEKRVRAVADDIIEKKAKDKKLKYMVGTMIETPRAALLADKIAEHAEFFSFGTNDLTQMTIGISRDDAGKFLPEYVDENKAGVFKADPFQSLDQEGVGILVAFAIQKGRGVKKNLEIGVCGEHGGDLNSVKFFCRAGMDYVSASPLRVPIARLAAAQAEVEASKAKAGVKNPAKAAAKNSKSSEKAKAKTGKKPAKKPAK; encoded by the coding sequence ATGGCAAAGTCAAAATATGTATATTTTTTTGGCGGAGGTAGCGCTGAAGGTAATGGTACGATGAAGGAAGTATTGGGAGGTAAGGGTGCCGGTCTGGCCGAAATGACGGCTATAGGGCTTCCTGTTCCTGCCGGATTTACTATTACAACCGAGGTTTGCGAAGAGTATTATAAAAATAACAGAAAGTATCCTGTCGAACTAAAAGCTCAAGTCGAATCTTATCTTTCAAAATTGGAAAAAATTACCGGAAAAAAACTTGGGGACAAAAAAGATCCTCTTTTGGTTTCCGTTCGATCGGGGGCTCCCGTTTCGATGCCCGGAATGATGGAGACAATTTTGAACCTAGGCCTAAATGACCAATCCGTTCAAGGCTTGGCCGAAAAGACCGGAAATTTAAGGTTTGCCCTGGATGCTTACCGTAGGTTTATTTTGATGTACGGTTCTACGGCAATGAATATTGAACGTGAAAAATTCGATAAAATTTTTGATGATGTAAAAGAAAAAAGAACAAAAAAGCGTCTTAATCTTGCTCAATCTGCAAAAGTGTCTGATACCGATGTAAACGAACCTGAATTACAGGAAGTTATCGATAGATCTAAAAAACTTTATGAAAAAGAAATAAAAGCTCCCTTCCCGCAAGATCCTATAAAACAGCTTTGGGGTTCTATAGGAGCCGTATTCGGTTCTTGGATGTCCGATAAGGCCGTTACTTACAGAAGGGTTGAGAACATTGTAGGAATCCGCGGTACGGCTGTAAACGTTATGCAGATGGTATTCGGAAACAAAGGAGATAATTCGGGTACAGGAGTCTGCTTTACGCGCGATCCGAATTCCGGTAAAAACGACTTTTACGGTGAATACCTCTTTAATGCCCAAGGCGAGGACGTTGTTGCAGGAATCAGAACTCCTATTAAGCTCGATGTTTTTGCAAAAAAAGATCCTGCCGCTTATAAAAAACTTTGCGATGCACGCAAAATCCTTGAAAAGCATTATAAGGATATGCAGGATATGGAATTTACCGTTGAAGAAGGTGAATTATACATGCTCCAATGCCGAACCGGTAAGAGGCTTCCTGCAGCCGCCTTCCAGATGGCTGTAGATATGGTGGAAGAAAAACTTATAACTAAGGAAGAAGCAGTCAGCCGTATTAAGGCTTCGGATATTGAAGGCGTATTCTACAAGGCCTTGGATTATTCGAAGGCTGCCGATTTAAAATCCGCCCATCTTGTTGATGGTATTCCTGCCGTTCCGGGAGCTGCCTGCGGTATAATCTGTCTTTCGGCAGAAGCTGCGGAAGCTGCTGCAAAGGACGGTAAAAAAGCAGTTCTAGTCCGCCATGAAACAAGCCCCGAAGATGTAGGCGGTATGCACGCTGCCGAGGGTATTTTAACCGCAACCGGCGGAAAAACCAGCCATGCAGCCGTAGTTGCCAGAGGCTGGGGAAAATGCTGTATAGTAGGCTGTGAAAATTTAAGAATTGATTACGAGAAAAAAGAAGTTTCGGCCAAGGGCATTGTCTTAAAAGAAGGTGATTATATAACCTTGGACGGCTCAAAGGGTGCTGTTTATAAGGGCGAGTTACCCTTAATTACTCCCAAGCCTCCTGCAGCCTATAAAAAAATCATGGAATGGGTTGATCAGATACGAAAAATAAAAGTAAGAACAAATGCCGATACGCCCGAAGATGCTAAGATAGCCGTAGGCCATGGAGCCCAAGGTATCGGTCTTTGCCGAACCGAGCATATGTTCTTTAGCGATGAGAGCAGGATACAGGCAATCCGTGAAATGATTATTGCAGAAAACAAGGAAGCTAGAGAAAAGGCTCTAAAAAAACTTCTTCCTTATCAGACAAAGGATTTTGAGGGTATCTTTAAGGCTATGAACGGTTATCCCGTAACAATCCGCTTGATAGACCCGCCCTTACACGAATTTGTTCCTCATGATAAAGAAGGTCAGCAAAAGTTGGCCGAAAAGCTTAATATAAGTTTTGCAAGCGTAAAAAACCGTGTAGACCAGCTGACCGAAGCAAACCCGATGTTGGGACACAGGGGCTGCCGCTTGAGCATTACCTATCCTGAAATTCTTGAAATGCAGGTTACTGCCATTATAAATGCAGCCTGCACGGTTCAAAAGAAAGGAATTGCCGTTTTACCCGAAATAATGATTCCTCTTACAATCGATGCAAAAGAATTTAAAATTTTGGAAAAGAGGGTTCGAGCTGTTGCAGACGATATCATCGAGAAAAAGGCTAAGGATAAAAAGCTTAAGTACATGGTCGGTACTATGATTGAAACTCCGAGGGCTGCTCTCCTTGCAGACAAAATAGCGGAACATGCTGAATTTTTCTCTTTCGGTACAAACGATCTTACGCAGATGACCATAGGTATAAGCCGAGATGATGCAGGTAAATTCCTTCCTGAATATGTAGATGAAAACAAGGCCGGCGTATTTAAGGCTGACCCCTTCCAATCATTGGATCAAGAAGGTGTCGGTATCTTGGTAGCTTTCGCTATTCAAAAGGGAAGAGGAGTCAAAAAGAACTTGGAAATAGGTGTGTGCGGTGAACACGGAGGAGACTTAAATTCGGTTAAGTTTTTCTGCAGGGCAGGAATGGACTATGTTTCCGCTTCACCCTTACGGGTTCCTATAGCAAGACTTGCCGCAGCTCAGGCTGAAGTTGAAGCTTCAAAAGCTAAGGCCGGTGTAAAAAATCCTGCCAAGGCTGCCGCTAAGAATTCAAAGTCTTCCGAAAAAGCAAAGGCAAAAACCGGTAAGAAGCCGGCTAAAAAGCCTGCCAAATAA
- a CDS encoding CapA family protein, with the protein MKKNLKSYLFLFITAAVFVLNSCNSTEISESKLSEKKDDISELVLSFSGDIMAHDVNFKMKDYNRIYDDIRDILLNDDLSFGNVETPVCEERPLSTFPCFNIHKDYLKAAIDGGFDVFSFANNHTNDQGIQGIDGTIKSFNALKEEYKNKELFSSGLKNKEDEDFKPVLIEKKGWKILFLSVTELINSHGKSKHRLYYSEPSKAGREKLLLSIKKMREENPCDIFILSLHLNEAEYGLKVLDSKKAWFKALAQAGIDVVWANHPHVLQDWELSEVEILTDDSKKDIIQINKGENNEPLDSLLTHKKNAFFMYSMGNFISGQRWKVNYADPAYYREYTGDSIIMQLRLKKIDGILQPEIEAAPVLITNYNEKDAPVIKRFTQEWIETLPEKERAYYLKRLELMRAYLPKLK; encoded by the coding sequence ATGAAAAAAAATCTTAAGTCTTATTTATTTTTATTTATCACAGCGGCGGTTTTTGTTTTAAATTCCTGTAATTCAACCGAAATTTCCGAATCAAAATTATCCGAAAAAAAAGATGATATAAGCGAACTTGTTTTAAGCTTCTCAGGCGACATTATGGCTCATGATGTCAATTTTAAAATGAAAGACTACAATCGAATTTATGATGATATTAGGGATATTCTTTTAAACGATGATTTGAGTTTTGGAAATGTGGAAACACCGGTCTGTGAGGAAAGACCGCTTTCAACTTTTCCATGTTTTAATATACATAAAGATTATCTTAAAGCTGCAATAGATGGGGGATTCGATGTCTTTTCCTTTGCCAATAATCACACCAACGATCAAGGCATTCAGGGAATTGACGGCACAATTAAAAGCTTTAATGCTTTAAAAGAAGAGTATAAAAATAAAGAGCTTTTTTCTTCCGGTTTAAAAAACAAAGAAGATGAAGACTTTAAACCTGTCCTAATCGAAAAAAAAGGCTGGAAGATTTTATTTTTATCGGTAACGGAACTTATCAACTCTCACGGTAAATCAAAACACAGGCTTTATTACTCGGAACCCTCAAAGGCAGGAAGGGAAAAACTTCTTTTATCCATAAAAAAAATGAGGGAAGAAAATCCTTGCGATATTTTTATTCTGTCTCTTCATCTAAACGAAGCAGAATACGGCCTTAAAGTTTTAGATAGTAAAAAGGCATGGTTTAAGGCCTTAGCCCAAGCAGGAATAGATGTAGTCTGGGCTAATCATCCCCATGTTTTACAGGATTGGGAGCTTTCAGAGGTGGAAATCTTAACCGATGATTCCAAAAAAGATATTATTCAAATCAATAAAGGAGAGAATAATGAACCTCTTGACTCTTTGCTCACACATAAAAAAAATGCTTTTTTTATGTACTCTATGGGAAATTTTATTTCGGGTCAAAGGTGGAAGGTGAACTATGCCGATCCGGCCTATTACAGGGAATATACGGGAGACTCAATAATAATGCAGTTACGCTTAAAAAAAATAGACGGTATTTTGCAGCCTGAAATAGAGGCAGCCCCTGTTTTAATTACAAACTATAATGAAAAAGATGCCCCCGTAATAAAACGGTTTACCCAAGAATGGATTGAGACCCTTCCCGAAAAAGAAAGGGCCTACTATCTTAAAAGGCTTGAGCTTATGAGGGCTTACTTGCCTAAGCTAAAATAA
- a CDS encoding lyase family protein: METRSIFKNISPIDHRYSLPQGGLYDELSVFLSEEAGIVYCAMAEMALVKAHLKIAEEKKGSLLPKLSSELERTLDDIALNIDPSEVYEEEHKTQHNIRALVNVLKKKVPENTAPLVHLGATSADILDTAFSMRIRDAVIKVIIPLLKKTELLLCDIAEREAETPQVGRTHGQHAVPITFGYAVSEYVARLGKSILKMEELVKDLRGKFAGAVGAYNAASLIVSEPMRFEKIYLDYLGLKPSEYSHQLVEPEYMLRLLLEANIAFGIIANLADDLRNLQRTEIGEVFEYFSATQVGSSTMPQKRNPWNSEHVKSLWKTFSPRVMSFYMDQISEHQRDLSNSASQRFIADYLTGLALAFNRMNSILKGLQADRENMLKNLLQGGGKVRGGVMAEPAYILLAECGVSDAHEVIRKITLAAENQKISFYEALKAEEKVFALVTERLKELNFDKPEEFFANPERYRGLANVKAKALAEKYKALM; encoded by the coding sequence ATGGAAACAAGAAGTATTTTTAAAAATATATCGCCGATAGATCATCGTTATTCCCTTCCGCAAGGAGGTCTTTATGACGAACTGTCGGTTTTTTTATCGGAAGAAGCGGGCATTGTTTATTGTGCCATGGCCGAAATGGCCCTTGTAAAGGCCCATCTTAAAATAGCAGAAGAAAAAAAAGGCTCTTTACTTCCAAAACTGAGCAGCGAGCTTGAAAGAACCTTGGACGATATTGCCTTAAATATCGATCCTTCCGAAGTGTATGAAGAAGAACATAAGACCCAGCACAATATAAGAGCCTTGGTAAATGTCTTAAAGAAAAAAGTTCCCGAAAATACAGCTCCCTTGGTTCACCTTGGGGCTACCAGTGCCGACATCCTCGACACGGCCTTTTCTATGAGGATAAGGGATGCTGTCATAAAGGTAATAATTCCTCTTTTAAAGAAAACCGAACTTTTACTTTGCGATATAGCTGAAAGAGAGGCTGAAACGCCTCAGGTCGGGCGTACTCACGGTCAGCATGCGGTTCCGATTACCTTCGGCTATGCCGTTTCCGAATATGTAGCCCGTCTGGGTAAGTCGATTTTAAAAATGGAAGAGCTTGTAAAAGATTTACGCGGAAAATTTGCCGGAGCCGTAGGGGCTTATAATGCGGCATCCTTAATAGTTTCCGAGCCTATGAGGTTTGAAAAAATCTACCTTGATTACCTCGGTTTAAAGCCTTCCGAATATTCTCATCAGCTTGTGGAGCCTGAATACATGCTCCGCCTCCTTCTTGAAGCAAATATTGCCTTCGGCATAATTGCAAACCTTGCAGACGATTTACGTAATTTGCAAAGAACCGAGATAGGGGAGGTTTTTGAATATTTTAGTGCAACACAGGTAGGATCTTCTACCATGCCTCAAAAGCGTAACCCATGGAACTCCGAGCATGTAAAAAGCTTGTGGAAGACATTTTCTCCCCGCGTAATGAGTTTTTATATGGATCAAATCTCGGAACACCAAAGGGATTTATCCAACTCTGCAAGCCAGAGGTTTATAGCCGATTATCTGACAGGCCTTGCTTTGGCCTTTAACCGTATGAATTCAATCTTAAAAGGCTTACAGGCCGATAGGGAAAACATGCTCAAAAACCTTTTACAGGGCGGAGGAAAGGTTAGGGGAGGCGTTATGGCCGAGCCCGCTTATATTCTTTTGGCGGAATGCGGTGTTTCCGATGCCCATGAGGTAATACGTAAGATTACCCTTGCTGCCGAAAATCAAAAGATAAGTTTTTATGAGGCCTTAAAAGCCGAAGAAAAGGTCTTTGCCCTTGTTACGGAAAGATTAAAAGAGCTTAACTTTGATAAGCCCGAAGAATTTTTTGCAAACCCTGAACGCTACCGAGGCCTTGCAAACGTAAAAGCAAAAGCTTTAGCCGAAAAGTATAAGGCCTTAATGTAA
- a CDS encoding leucine-rich repeat protein yields the protein MKEAKKKGFVLIKVFMMTAVCMLPLLFVSPLHAEETDEIRILQKEAEKGLAESQNKLAGLYYEGKGVTQNYETAAYWYRKAAKQGHILAQNNLADMFAEGKGVEQSYKQAVYWYKKSAEQGHAWAQNNLGFMYKEGLGVEQNYKQAVYWYSKAAEQGLYEAQNNLGFMYKTGRGIEQSYESAVYWYRKAAEKDLAEAQFNLGNMYFDGLGLAKNHEQAAEWYFKAAEQGLAKAQNKLGWMYHNGIGVEQNDEKAVYWHRKAAEQGDAEGQFSLGWLYYQGIGVKKDYKKASEWFGKAADQGLTEAQAKLKELEEQLQKNTKPLLIIDKDGTLTGLTDKTKLQGKLILPAEVKKIGENAFYDCKGLTEIDFSACTNLVDIGRWAFFGCTGLTEVRLPASLTKIGYWAFDECTGLTEVRLPARLTEIGKGAFAACRNLHRLIVAPENTSYYSKDNVIYTKNMKKLICAAGGITQISIPDTVTQIEGWAFDGCTGLTEVRLPASLTEIGEWAFSGCTGLTKLDISACKNLTKIGEQAFYGCKNLEDD from the coding sequence ATGAAGGAAGCAAAGAAAAAAGGATTCGTTCTTATAAAAGTTTTTATGATGACGGCTGTATGTATGCTGCCGCTGTTATTTGTAAGCCCTCTTCATGCAGAGGAAACTGATGAAATACGGATACTGCAGAAAGAGGCTGAAAAAGGACTTGCCGAATCACAAAACAAGCTAGCCGGTTTATATTATGAGGGCAAGGGCGTAACGCAAAATTACGAAACAGCGGCATACTGGTATCGTAAAGCTGCCAAACAAGGACATATATTAGCTCAGAACAATCTTGCAGACATGTTTGCAGAAGGGAAAGGTGTAGAGCAAAGTTATAAGCAAGCCGTTTACTGGTACAAAAAATCAGCCGAACAGGGTCATGCCTGGGCACAAAACAACCTTGGCTTTATGTATAAGGAAGGATTGGGTGTAGAGCAAAATTATAAACAAGCCGTTTACTGGTATAGTAAAGCAGCGGAACAAGGGCTTTACGAGGCACAGAATAATCTTGGCTTTATGTATAAAACAGGACGGGGCATAGAGCAAAGCTATGAGTCAGCAGTTTACTGGTATCGTAAGGCCGCTGAAAAAGACCTTGCTGAGGCACAGTTTAATCTTGGAAATATGTACTTTGATGGTTTAGGCCTTGCAAAAAACCATGAACAGGCCGCAGAATGGTACTTCAAAGCAGCGGAACAAGGGCTGGCTAAGGCTCAGAATAAGCTCGGCTGGATGTATCACAATGGGATTGGAGTTGAGCAAAATGATGAAAAAGCCGTCTACTGGCATCGAAAAGCAGCGGAACAGGGTGATGCCGAAGGCCAGTTTAGTCTCGGCTGGCTGTATTATCAGGGAATAGGAGTAAAAAAGGATTATAAAAAAGCTTCCGAATGGTTTGGTAAAGCTGCGGATCAGGGGCTGACTGAGGCACAAGCAAAGCTTAAGGAATTAGAAGAACAGTTACAGAAAAACACAAAGCCCTTACTAATCATTGATAAAGACGGCACACTCACCGGACTTACCGATAAAACAAAACTGCAAGGAAAACTTATACTTCCTGCAGAGGTTAAAAAAATAGGTGAGAATGCTTTTTACGACTGTAAGGGGTTAACTGAAATCGACTTTTCTGCCTGTACAAATCTTGTCGACATAGGCAGATGGGCTTTTTTTGGCTGTACCGGCTTAACTGAAGTCCGCTTACCTGCAAGTCTTACCAAAATCGGTTACTGGGCTTTTGACGAGTGTACAGGTTTAACTGAAGTCCGTTTACCTGCAAGGCTTACCGAAATCGGTAAAGGAGCTTTTGCAGCCTGCAGAAATTTACATAGGCTGATAGTCGCCCCGGAAAACACAAGCTATTACAGTAAGGATAATGTGATATACACAAAGAATATGAAAAAACTTATATGTGCAGCCGGAGGTATTACACAAATTTCCATACCTGATACTGTTACCCAAATCGAGGGATGGGCTTTTGACGGGTGTACAGGCTTAACTGAAGTCCGTCTGCCTGCTAGTCTTACCGAAATCGGTGAATGGGCTTTTTCAGGCTGTACCGGTTTAACAAAGTTGGATATTTCCGCTTGTAAAAATCTTACCAAAATCGGTGAACAGGCTTTCTATGGATGTAAAAACTTAGAAGATGATTGA